The Arachis duranensis cultivar V14167 chromosome 2, aradu.V14167.gnm2.J7QH, whole genome shotgun sequence genome has a window encoding:
- the LOC107474711 gene encoding putative receptor protein kinase ZmPK1 isoform X1, with protein MNMASSALMLFLLVLYFSFQFSSCLDALNKGYSSLSVEKAEQDIIVSENGMFSAGFFEVGGNAFSFAIWFTTRPDSQNITTPTVVWMANRDQPVNGKRSKLSLLHTGNLALVDAGQFQVWSSETESNVPTELRLGNDGNLVLRELPAGHILWQSFDFPTDTLLPGQHLTRSTQLVSSRTETNHSSGFYKFSFDDRNVLTLVYDGPDVSSTYWPSSAILAWQAGRFTYNSSRIAVLNPLGGFDSSDNYNKRTSDYGAVLPRRLTIDHDGNLRVYSQDRSQKWYVSLQAISDSCTIHGICGANSVCRFDLKKGRKCSCVPGYKVKNQSDWSYGCESIFAATSNESKVTFLELGQVEFYGYDANYLPNSTYTGCESLCLNNSNCKGFQYSYDNGAGVFKCYTKTQLLNGHFPGGAGTITYLKVPKGKSFPPSYEDSVIRNSDCSVKIHREYSKKHVSRFVSFLLWFATAIGVLEMACVLVVLFLIKSQHNSSIDPHGHHLATVGFRKFSYSELKKATKGFSQEIGRGAGGIVYKAILSDQRIAAVKKLNDAMQGEGEFLAEVSIIGRLNHMNLIEMWGYCAEGKHRLLVYEYMENGSLADNLSSNTLDWSKRYNVALGTARGLAYLHEECLEWILHCDIKPQNILLDSNYQPKVADFGLSKLLNRDVLNNDRNFSMIRGTRGYMAPEWVFNLAVTSKVDVYSYGIVLLEMITGKNPAADIQAINGDEPYNGRLVTWVREKKRECASWVEQIMDSALGSNYDENKMEILARVALDCIEEDNEQRPTMSQVVEMLQSQDCDPNGEA; from the coding sequence ATGAACATGGCTTCCTCAGCCTTAATGTTATTTCTTCTAGTcttgtatttttcatttcaattctCATCTTGTTTAGATGCACTGAACAAAGGCTACTCCTCTCTCTCAGTGGAGAAAGCTGAACAAGATATCATTGTTTCAGAAAATGGCATGTTCTCCGCGGGCTTCTTTGAAGTGGGTGGTAATGCCTTCTCCTTCGCAATATGGTTCACTACAAGGCCTGATTCCCAAAACATTACAACTCCTACCGTTGTTTGGATGGCAAATCGCGACCAACCTGTGAATGGAAAGCGCTCAAAGCTTTCTCTCTTGCACACCGGCAATCTTGCTTTGGTAGATGCAGGTCAGTTCCAAGTATGGTCTTCTGAGACGGAGTCAAATGTTCCAACCGAGTTACGTCTCGGAAATGATGGCAATCTTGTTCTACGAGAGCTGCCAGCAGGACATATTCTGTGGCAAAGTTTTGATTTCCCAACCGACACTCTTCTTCCCGGGCAACATCTCACCAGAAGTACACAATTAGTTTCTTCAAGAACAGAGACTAATCATTCCTCTGGTTTCTATAAGTTTTCCTTTGATGATAGAAACGTTCTCACCCTTGTTTATGATGGCCCTGATGTGTCAAGCACTTATTGGCCCTCTTCTGCGATCTTAGCTTGGCAAGCTGGAAGGTTTACTTACAATAGTAGCAGAATTGCGGTGCTAAATCCTCTTGGAGGTTTTGATTCATCggataattataataaaagaacaTCTGATTATGGGGCGGTGCTGCCTAGAAGGTTGACAATCGATCATGATGGAAATCTTCGAGTGTATAGCCAAGATCGATCACAAAAATGGTACGTCTCATTGCAAGCCATTTCTGACAGTTGCACCATTCATGGGATTTGTGGTGCTAATAGTGTTTGCAGATTTGATCTCAAAAAGGGAAGGAAGTGCTCATGTGTTCCTGGATACAAAGTAAAGAATCAAAGTGATTGGTCTTATGGGTGTGAATCCATATTTGCTGCTACATCTAATGAAAGTAAGGTAACTTTCTTGGAACTGGGCCAAGTTGAGTTCTATGGCTATGACGCCAATTACTTGCCCAATTCTACCTACACTGGTTGTGAAAGTTTGTGCTTGAATAATTCTAATTGCAAAGGATTTCAGTATTCATACGACAACGGTGCGGGCGTGTTCAAGTGCTATACAAAAACACAATTGCTCAACGGACATTTTCCAGGAGGCGCAGGAACTATAACCTACTTGAAAGTGCCCAAAGGGAAGAGCTTTCCCCCCAGCTATGAAGACTCTGTCATCAGAAACAGTGATTGTTCTGTGAAAATTCATAGAGAGTATTCAAAAAAGCATGTAAGCCGTTTTGTGAGCTTCCTTTTGTGGTTTGCCACAGCAATTGGAGTTCTTGAAATGGCTTGCGTCTTGGTTGTTTTGTTCTTAATCAAGAGCCAGCACAATTCTAGCATAGATCCACATGGCCATCATCTTGCAACAGTGGGATTTAGAAAATTTAGCTATTCTGAGCTAAAAAAGGCGACAAAAGGATTCAGCCAAGAGATTGGAAGGGGTGCAGGAGGCATTGTATACAAAGCTATTTTGTCGGATCAAAGAATTGCTGCTGTAAAGAAACTCAATGATGCTATGCAAGGAGAAGGTGAATTCCTTGCTGAAGTGAGCATCATTGGAAGGCTCAACCACATGAACTTGATTGAAATGTGGGGTTATTGTGCTGAGGGAAAGCATCGGCTTTTGGTGTACGAGTACATGGAAAATGGTTCTTTGGCAGATAACCTCTCATCCAATACACTTGATTGGAGCAAGAGGTATAACGTCGCTCTCGGAACAGCAAGAGGTTTGGCATATTTACATGAAGAATGCTTGGAATGGATTTTGCATTGTGATATAAAACCTCAAAATATTCTCCTAGATTCAAATTATCAACCCAAGGTTGCAGATTTTGGATTGTCCAAGTTATTGAACAGGGATGTTCTCAACAACGATCGCAATTTCTCAATGATAAGAGGAACCAGAGGGTATATGGCGCCTGAGTGGGTTTTCAACCTAGCAGTTACTTCCAAAGTGGATGTTTATAGCTATGGAATTGTTCTCTTGGAGATGATAACCGGAAAGAATCCAGCAGCAGATATTCAAGCAATTAATGGAGACGAACCATACAATGGGAGGCTAGTAACATGggtgagagagaaaaagagagaatgtGCATCTTGGGTGGAGCAAATCATGGATTCTGCATTAGGGTCAAATTATGATGAGAATAAGATGGAAATTTTGGCTAGAGTGGCATTGGATTGCATAGAAGAGGACAATGAACAAAGGCCTACCATGAGCCAAGTCGTTGAAATGCTTCAAAGCCAAGATTGTGATCCTAATGGTGAAGCAtaa